The DNA sequence aaaatcttttaaatagTAATAgaatcttttattttgaaacaattaaatatgaaatacataaaaacaaaatatatgaAAAAGGGAGCTTCCGTCAAGGAATCGCGAGAAAAGACAGCTGACGGCGAAAGCAAAGAGGAGCAGCTGCACCCTTCATGAGGAGAAGCCACGCTAGAGGAGAACGTACACCTTGGATGTGTGTGAACTTGAAACACGAAGAGCTCTCCACACCGAATATGAAATCACATCATATTCCAGGAACTACCAGGTTGCCCAGAGTTCTAAAAATTTAGTTGATTTTGGAGTACTGAGGATTGATGGTTAGTTGTTTGAGATATCTTGTACAAAAAAATAGcattacaaaaaatttttggttattatgcttttctaatacaaaaaaatttgtatcaaatttaagaATGAAACAATATTAAACTcgtcgaaaattattttgaactaaaataaaatatttaaaatattagacaTCAAATTAGAATTTGGCCTAAATATTaaaaccaaaataataataaaaaatagaagacgGAAGACACCAAGAAAAATTGATACATACAACCTAGATgatcattttaaaataattatgattgatgatattttttcttaatgGGTAATTATTAAACTATTTTTGAATAAACTTTTACGTGTTCaactattaaaaattaaattaaaaaggtATATTTTaacttctattttcttatttcttacAAATTATGTAAACAGGTGCCAAGGAAGATTGATATATGACATTATAAAAATGTTCctactaataatatatattacttaaatatatattttagaaataacaaaaataaaataaaattgtatgGATAGAGCATAATCGACTAATCCagattaaaatcaaatttttttatgacaGCTTAAAATCAAATTTACATTGGTATcatctgatttttctttctataaaaagataaataattgtttttattaataaaatggtcatattttattttaattaatatattaacgatatattttatttctgtttttctgaaaaaaaaaacaatattagatttaaaaaagtaaataactaacttttttaataaaatttaatattttcaaaaagaCATAGTCAAATAACTTTTTAATATTAGATAAAATAACTGTATTTAAAGAATAactttttaaacaaaaaaaagaaatcaaagtaaactatgaaaatataaaccattaaaataaaattatatgaaCACTAAAAGAGTGACAAGTGATATTCCTATTAAATTACCGTAAATAAGATTCTTTCATGTATTTCATGATAAGGAAAAAAATTCTCCTTCCATGAATATAAAACATGGCTAACCAAACAAAATAACTTGGTTTTAAACATTACCCCTTCAAGCAGTTACCTTTCATTGCACAACAAAATGCCACACGTTTTTTTCAAATattgtataataattaattatgttaaattaatattatatatactactttgaataaaatatatgtttacaaatatttaaataaaaaatgacattatacaataacatattttttacaaaataaactattgataaatattttctaataaaataaaataatttaattattttcaagtaatataaaataatttaatttcttacattatgttattaaaaatagtacagtataataattaattttaataaatgaaaaatattcttATATGTATtgatatgttttatatttagtttaaagtaaaagattatatttgccatttttaaaatattatgtattaaaatgtatttatgtatatatatactaatatattctatatttataaaGCCTATGAATACTCTTCTTTCATAACATCTTTAGAATCTATTGGTTCATAAAAGATGGTGCATCTAATGGACAAAAAATAGTTGAGACGATTTTAGACATACCCCAAAGAAGATGTCCCTCTCTAAAGAAAACGTAGACCAAGACAAAACTATAAATTACACAGATAAGATTGGAAGATATAACAAGAACCTACATTATATCTTATCAAAAACTTCCTTAAATACAATATTTTCAGTCCTAGTAGCATCAATTAATCCTTCATCACAAAGTAAAATCTTAAGACCATTTCTATTCCTAACTCAGGAAAGAGCTACATAAAGTTGACCGTGACAAAATACAGGACGACGCAAGAAAAAACCGACTGTTGATAATGTTTGACCTTGCCTTTTGTTGATTATCATCGCAAACGACAGAAAAATCGGGAATTGACGGTGTTGAAATTCAAACAGTATAACCGTATCACTGGGAATCATATTCATTCTGGTGATAAAAACTTTATCCCCAACATTACTACCAAAAACCATATCCGCACCGATCACATTTGTCCCTAGATCTCGCACAACAAGTTCAGTCCCATTACACAAATTCCCAGCTGGATCAATATTCCTCAACAAAATAATAGGCACCCCTACTTCAACGAATGATTAGGTAGACCAGAACACCTAATCTGATTCAAGAATTCAACATTTATCCAATCAACATCAACATCAGAATAGACATCACTACCACATATCGAATCAGCACTGAGATAATTTTTCTCCTCACCAGGAAACAAGTCAACTATATAATTGTTTATCTCTTTAACATTATTGACAGTCGGAGCCAGAATTGCCCTATCCTGGAAAAAACTTGGATCAGAAAAATTCTGAACCAAATTTGGATAGATTGTATTTACAATATCTTCCACTGGATTTTCCAAGACAGGAATGATTAGATCAGAAGAAATATCAACAAAAAGTTTATCATTGACTACTGTTCCATATCGACCTTCACCGATTTGAAGTATCCAATCTGAAAACGACTTTAACTCCTGAGCAGTTGATTGTTCCAATCCGATTGTTAACCTCATATTTTTTGTCAAATGCAAAACTTCGCAGTATTTCCAGAGGACAGAAGAATTAATCGAAGCCATCACAATCTCAGCACGGGAACCTTTTGGAATAATTGGCAAGACCTGCCTGAAATCACCACCGAGAACGACCACCTTCCCACCAAAAGGTAAATCTTTATTCTTATCAGAGACCGAAACCATTATATCACGTAACGTCCTATCGAGCATTTCAAATGCTAATTTGTTAGTCATCGGTACCTCATCCCAAATAATCAAATCGGCCAATCGGACTACCTCAGCTTTTGCACTATCTTTCTCAATCCAACAAACAGTATCTTCAGTCAGCTCAACAGGAATATTGAACATAGAATGCGCCATCTTACTACTAGGTAACAACAGAGAAGCAATACCACTAGAAGCAACGTTTATAACAATCATTTTCTCATGTCGCAATCTAGCCGACAAAACTTTGTACAAAAAAAGTTTTTCCAGTGCCACCAAACCCGTACACAAAAAAGAATCTATGCCTCTTAATCTCTTATTCGAAACACAATCAATAATTCTATCGTAGACCGTCCTCTGTTGTTCATTTAACTTTAAGATATTTGCATCATGCTCACGAGTCAAAGAAACAGTATCATACTGCAACTCacgcaacaacatcaaattgcTAAATTGAGAGACTAAAGAGTCATTAGGAACTAGCATGCCAACATAATTTCTCAATGATTTTCCATTACTCTGTAATAGTTTCTCAATctccaacaaaaaaaatatttgcaaCTCGTCTTGATTCATCATTAGATCTACATTTAacgataattaataaatattagcACCATAATATCATTTCTACACTATCTGTGTGCGTGTGTGCCTGCTTGTCATATAATAAATTCATCATGAACAAAATTCTTACCGGGATATTGCAGCTCATGTCTTTTGCGATAAAAAATATCATCAGACAAATAAGCCCAAGTTTATTTCCAAACTGACAGAGGTCTTCCCATGGAACCATATAGCAACAACATCACAAAAAGCCTCCTTAGCTGTGTAGCGGACGCTACCTCCACAACTTCCTTAATAGCAGAAATATACTCCTTATCATCTATCAAGAATTCCATGGTGGAAAATGCCTCTTAAAATGTATCATAAGTAACACCATTAACGGTTCTTATACTTCGAAAACTGGTACAACCTCTCTGCACATTCAAAAGCATCCGTATATAGAAAAGTTCACCAGATGAGGGATGAGCAAAACTCAATCTTCCAATTGAGAATCCCTTTTGTCTCGGCTTCCACTCCCTACTGTTCGAACAATAGACAAATTTTCCTGGATATTCAACATACGTTAAAGACCGCACATCCGGGAACCGCCTGTTGGCCATCATCCAACACGTAAACATCGTCAGCAAATCTATGTTGCGCAAATAAATATGAGTAGTGATATCAGCATCATCGAATACAACATGTTGCTGGTTAGGCAAGTGAAAAGTCAACTTCCGTACTGATGGCTATCTATGACGAATATCATAAGCAAAAATTCTCCATATGGATTTAGACGGTGATAAATAACGATAATCGTAATACTGTTGATCTCATCAACCACCTGAGAAGATTCACCAACATGATATGTTTCTCCAACAGTTGCATTCACCCGATCCGGACCCTTATTGATATACTTGAAAAGATACTTAACCACATTTGACTTGTTACAGAACTCAAGATTTATGTGAGTTTGATATTTCATTAACAGCAATGGATTATAAGGCACAACAAATCTGTTGTCAATATCAACATTATTGATCTTCACTGTCACACCCATATTACGACGTCTATATATCGGATAGCCATCCTCATCAAAGTTGTTTGGTCAACGAATCTTTTCAGATAAAATTTTGAGCAATTACCATCTCTCATGCAAGGAGAACTCGGTCTAAGTCGACCGCAGGGACCATGGATCATGTACTTGGTGACGACATTATAAAGAGCTGGAAATTTGAGGGGATTGGGTAGCTCGGCACAGATGAATTCATCAACAATTTCAACACTTTGTAAGTTGCTTTTCCCGTTAAGCCAAAGTAACATGTGTGCATGTGGTAGACCTCATTTTTGGAACTCAATAGTATACATACctaaaaattacaaaaacaTCATTAAGAAGCCAAACAATTACATGTCCGAGGACAACAGATAGAAATTGAAATGCCAAGCGAGAAATAACATACCTGCATTAAGTGTACCAAAAAATACACCTTCCTTGAGATCGCTTAGGAGGCATTTCAACTTAGCATGAAAGACACGACAAGAAATATCAGGACGATCAGTGATGGGAATTCGCTCTCGCTCTGTGAATCGCTGAAATTCAGGCCAATTTAGATTACACGTAATAGTGAGGAATAAATCTGGATAGCCAAAATGTTTACAAATTGTCATCGCATCCTAACAACGGTTAAACATATAACGTCTACCACCAgtgaaggaagaagaaaaaatgactCGTGTCCCAATTAAAGAAGCTTCGTCATCACCACGACGCATAGCCTCCTCTATTCCTTGAAGCACTTCTCCTCTAATTGTATTTTGCTTCATTCTAATCGCATACAACCTTTGGGACTCAATCACGGTTAAACGATCAACAACAAATTGTTGAAATAATCGTCTACACTTGTGAATAATTCCATCTTCTTGCTCTCTAATCTGCAGACGAAAACATATGAATTCCCTGAGAGAAACCCTTGTTCTCCTTCCAGGGACATATCTATCAACTTGACCTCGATAAAGAATATTCAACTGGTAACCATCCTCACCATATGGAAACAACAACGGATACTGTAAGGGCCAATACAGAGCATGAGTTTCATAGATACGCTGCAACTGACCAGTAGTAGATCGAACAATAATGTCATGACCATGATCCGACGAATCAAAATCTCCAACAATCAAAGCAGCAACTTCATCACAAGAGGGAGCATTGTAAGTTCTTCGATCAACCTTCCTATGCGAATACAACTTCAAAGAGAAGATCTCGGATGGATGACACTGATAGAATTCTCTGACTCTTCGAAATGACTGTGCTATGACATTATGAGTATCGATCATTTGCAACAACTCAGTTATCAATTCTCTATCTATCTCAGATGTTTGCCTAAAACAAATATACATTAaccacaaaaatatatttaaaaaccACACAAAATACAATTATCATATATTTTGATACATCATTATTAGTCAAAAAATGAGTAATAACACATTATAACGGGAATAAAACACAATATAACTATGCAATGACAGATATTAACCTGTTTTTCAATGCAGATACCATTAAAACAtcaggaaaataaaataaaaaaactaaacaaCAAAATTTTAAACACACATACCGAAAGATTCTCTGCCTATGCATTATCTCATGCTGAGTGTCGTATATATATAATTGCACAAATTTAGGCTTCTGACCAGGTTCTAGGAGCAAACTTCCAATCCAATGATAATTTTGACCAGTTATTATAAACTGCGGTGGACCACTCCCATCATTCACTGAATCCAGTACCTTACCACCAAGAGATGTGAAGGCAAACATACTATTATAAGATCGAATATTTTTTTGGAAATACAAACTCTTGCTATCATGTTCGTTAATCAAATTATATAATAGATCTGGGGGCTTTCGGAGATAACGTAACTGAATTTTCTCTTTTGAGCAACAAGCAGTAAAAATAGGATGATTAACTGTAGAGTCTCTTTTAACATGTTCTGATAACCAGAAATACCCCCCACAGATTGAACATTCATAGTTAGGATCACCAACATGAAGACAACCTGGTAAAGATAAAGGCGAAAAAAACATgcataacaataaaaaaaatttcatctcAATTAGATGGCAtgaaataaattcaaaataaaatgaataaatcaTTAACTtacaaatataatatataataaatacttgactccttaaaattttttaaaaaaatatatcacaaaATACTACTTCTATTTTACAGTTCCTGAATAATATCTCATCACAGAAGCACAATAGAATCTTTTAGAACTAACTAAATAAGAATTCTATTTTACTATTCTTGAATAACAGATGATTTAAGAAAGAGGGCATACCTTGTATCTCACTTTGCAAGAACAGAGGATGATCAATAACAAAACCAACTTGACCAAATGAATTTATCGAAGGATCATATATTTTTGATTGGTCTATATCATccattttaatttaaaataacacaaatttatgtaaatatatatttgacaaccaaatataaaaaaaattaatgatgaaataacaaatcaattaattatttaacaatcAGCGTGCAAATTGAAcattaaaaatgtaataaacTACAAAAACCAATCTGAATTAAcattgatttattaaaaaactaaatataaataaagcTTAATGCACATTCAAGAAcagtttgatttttttaatgttaGAATAGactttgtttcattattttaaTAACTCATACTAATTGTCTAGGTATGAATTAAATAATCTAAATCACAATTAGaatcattttgtatttttttagaCTTTAATAATTCTATTGGTCCATAgcattttccaaaatttttaaccaagtcccgtttttcttttttattttaattgagtccttacaccatttttttcttaattggCTGCCAAggctttgtttttcttttaattgaatcCATGCAccatatttttttgttgtaaATACCTCCTTATACAATTAAGCGAATCAATATCAAGAGTGgcctaatttaaaaaaaaaaggaattttTTCTGAGAGAcagaattgaaagaaaaaaatattatattcacttaatagaaaattttaaaaaattagaagaccgacaaagtaattaaatttttttcttaatatgCAATTATTGATTATGACACCAAATTAAAAAAGTTTCAACAAATTATCCAAGACAAGAATAAACACTAATTAAACAGTTTAATAACTTCTAGTACTTGTGTATGTTTGAAATAACTATATAAATTAAACCTATATAGTGATCCAAATGATTCTATAAACAAATTTATCATGAGATTAATTATTTCAACCATATGCGGCAACTGATCAGGCTTACACTAGCTAATTTAATTACCTTAAGTAATTGTTCGCTTTGAATCAAgtattaactattttaatcactTTCAGCCATGTAAACAATAAGAACTAAACAAGTTCACGATTATGTTACATAATTTAATAACAACTTATCACAATGTAGAatgattataattattttaaatgatatttaGAATAATTATATCAACTTTTATTTTACAAATATTAATTGAGATGTCAAATTAAAAAGAGACCAAGTACAAAAGTCTCCTGATATGTTTAATTAGGAATTCTATGAGTTACTAATAGTTAAAGTAAACTTTTTAGGTATAAGAGTgtaaaaaacaataataaatcaataaacGAATGTGTTATTAGATATAAATCAAAAgaacttaaaatataatttaacaaaaacaaaattagacagggatagaatacttaaagatattattgtacctaacaaaataaaattgaactCTGATAAATATTTTGGGACACTTCAACTAATTTTTCTAAAAGATAAGAATGAACAGAAACATTGGaaacatataaaataaacaGATAAATTATTAGAAACATAAAGATTAACTACAAAAATATAGGTAGAGCAATAAAAATTACCCAAATAATCATTCAAAGAAACAACAGGCGTCGAGGAATGGAGGACCTCTAAAAGattagaaaaggaaaaaaaattacaaagacTCCCATAGGTATAAAATCATTGAAAATTGGAGCAAAAAACGCTAAAAATATCACGAAAGTCAATTCAATACTGACCTCTTGCGTTTTGATGGTGATTTTGTGTTCGCTTTCTTTTTAAAGAATTTCTCCTATATTCTCTAGCACAAACAGAATTCTGAGACATCTTTGTTACGCGTACTAAACAAAACAAGAGTTTGAAACATAAACCACAAGAACTACACCTAATTCATTGCCAAAAAGACATCCACATTGTTAAGTATTTATAGGCAACAGGTATTAAAAAAAGGGGGTGGCTGggaacaaaaattttaaatctattCCCTGAtagattttatttcttttttggGGGGAGTAACTGTTGAGGTTAAGTTTATCAAAGGTAAACACACCAACAAAGAACTTATATAACCATGCACACCTTTGATAACgcagaaaatgaaaaaataaagtattatAATCAACACCAATAACTAATTGACATGAAAAGATAAAGTTGTACAATAATAAACAAATACAAATAAGAACTGCTGCATTTCATTAAAATATTCATAGTGATATACACAATTACATATGGCTAACTATCTCTCCTATGATAAGGAGGATTCCAACAATTGACGACATATCCTAGTATGTAACCTAAACAGGCTACAACATTGAAAATGTGTCCAATCCCTAGCAAAGTCACTATTACAAAAGAAGGAGTTGAGAATAGACCTAGTTGGCACATGACCCTAGCCAACACAAAAGAAAAACCCCTATATGTTACAATCCTATTTGTTGGACACAATCCaaaaaactcaaatcaaaatagcatccaaCCAGCATGATTACATTACCATCTATTTAGAATCACAAGCCTTCCTAAATACTTATAGATATACTATATAAAACACCTACACCTAGACACAACAACTCAATTCCACACCTTAAATCAAACTCCATTAACCTTGGTAATCTTGAACCCACGCCCATCTGCATCAGCAGCCGCCTCTTCAAATTGGGGATTCAAATTCCTCTTCCCCTTCGAGGTCACAACATCATTTTCATGAATAAGCTTCTCTCCAAATTGGGACGGTGCATGGAGAACGTGGGACAACACCTCCTATgacaaagaaattaacaaaaGCTATCAAACTCACTCAAGAATACAAAAACCATTTAGAAACAACAACATAGGaaggagaaaaaaatattatataacaACACCTGAGTTTCTTTTTCTGGTGAGCTAAGCAATATATCCAGTTCAGCATAAAGATCATCACTAATAGTATCATTACTGGGTGTTTTCTCATCTTTTCCATCTTCACCATTAATTAACGCAACAAATTCAGTCCCTCCGAAAACAGCAGGTTATTTTTCAGCCAGAAAATCTATAAAAACTGGGGATTTAGATAAAATTCTAGAAGACTCACCAATATCCCCTTTTCCATAGGGAACAGATTTGTGTAAATCAGGCTCCTATTCATATGGCATAAGagtttaaaaatacataagaccATAAGAGAAATTCAGCGCAGCACAATAAAAAAGGGAACAAAACATGAATTTACACAATCTAAAAATTTGGAGCAGACTCGTCATCAGCATCATAATCAAGAAGTTCAAACATGGCAATAATGGTGGGATCATCACATATTCTCCTAACTCGAAAAGTGCCATAAAATGTATCATGTGGGATACCTTTGGTATCAACCTTCAGCAGTAACTTCTTTCCAATAAGCCCTTGGAATATGGGAGGATAAGTATCCCCACATACAAGCTATTTTGAAAGTAATACATAAGAAATACAGACTTTAAATAACACATATCACATCCCATAAAGTGAACAACACacaaaagaaaactaagaacATACACTTGCACCTCTTTGAATCTCAGTAAACAAGTCAGCACATGATTTCTTAAGCAAATAAGATGCCTCACGATCAAAGAGAAGGAAAATACCCTCCCCACTATGATATTCAactgttattttaattttaaatatgtaGGGAGAAAAAAAAGGAACATAATGATTCGGAATAAATAATACCAAGAAACATGATTTTTATAAACAATCCACAAGACAAAATGAAAAGACATTTTGAACAAAATTTTTGACCTTGGAGTCACATTAGTTATGTTCTTCAAACAAAAATCACAGTAATATGAACCATTTTGAGGATAGATACCCTTTCCACACACACAAGCAGAATACCAGTATACCACCAACCTCCATCCTTAACAATACCTCGGATTGTACCAAAAATGATAAAAGAACCCTCCTATGCAATCGGCATTTCAAAATTTGTTAACAATATGAACGAAAAAATAGATCTGGAAAttgttctttgattttctttttcagtTCATTTGtgtataaaataaacataaacaCAACTAACTCAAAAGAAGACAACCTGATTGTTATCTTGAAGCTCTTCAATAGTGCATTTTCTAGTTAAACGCATGAAATCATCTTCCAAGGAGACAACTTTACACTCATTTGCAATAAACAGTGGCTGGGTACCATTGACACCTTGCTCAGccatactaaaaaaattatgcaaATACTTGTACTTGTTAGTCCAGATTGGTTGTAAATAAAGAATAcaataaaaatcaacaaaacaaACAATGCTAACATCTGCCTGAATTTAACAACTTCAGGAAGATCAGGATTAAATAACATTTGAGTGGCATACATCACATTTTGAAGGCCTACTTGACCTACACAGCAACACAGAAAGAGTCTAGCAAAGTTTATTGGAGACAACACCAAGAGTAACAATGAGATGTACAGAAAACAAACAATGTACCCCTAAAGAACTTGACTTTTGCAAGTTGAATGACTACAACAGGCTGCTCCACATAGCCAGAGGCAAGAAAATGCTTTACTTGATTAACATAGTCCCCAAACAATGCACATCTCACTGTAAGACTGAAACTCAAAACATGACaaagaataaaatagaaaataaggaaaaaagatCATTAAAACATAAACAGAAACTAGGAGAGATGATTCAATCAACATACTCTTTTGAAGTTAATTCCAGCAcaatcattttcacaattttcccTCTTTTGCatattctttctcttctcccactgaaattaaaaaatcaatgaCATCTATTCCAAATAAACACAACCTATTAAATATTCAAAGCATTTGTTAAAAAACCTTGAATAACAGCAGACCAAGAAGATAGACACAccaattaaaaaatcataatctTGGATCATGTTCAGCAGGtcagaaaaagaaaacatgttGAAACAAGTCTTAGGGATAACATCTTCATCAACAGCTACAACAGTGGTTCGGTGAAGGAAAACCAATTTGAATTCATGAGAAGTTGTTTTATAACTACCATGATTTGACACAACAGTAAAGTATGACATTCTATAAACTTGACCTTCAACTATATGTCCCTAAACCTATTAAGGAGTGGTTTCTTAACTGTAGCTTGAATTTTTCACACTGGAaatccaacaaaaaaaaaacaaaatcagATTAGTGAAACACATAATTTAAagttgaaaacttaaaaaacaaTAAGTAACACCATATTTAAAAGAGAAGTTAATAAGGGCTAACATGCTCATCAAGGAGAATCATCTCTATTGAGTTAGGAACCTCATGATTCCCAAAAGAGAGTACAACCCAAAGCCTTAGAACCCTAACTTTCAGCCTCCAAGCCTCTCTAGGAGGATGCATCTTAGAAATCATATCAAATGGA is a window from the Arachis stenosperma cultivar V10309 chromosome 3, arast.V10309.gnm1.PFL2, whole genome shotgun sequence genome containing:
- the LOC130965797 gene encoding uncharacterized protein LOC130965797, translating into MGVTVKINNVDIDNRFVVPYNPLLLMKYQTHINLEFCNKSNVVKYLFKYINKGPDRVNATVGETYHVGESSQVVDEINSITIIVIYHRLNPYGEFLLMIFVIDSHQFADDVYVLDDGQQAVPGCAVFNREAFSTMEFLIDDKEYISAIKEVVEVASATQLRRLFVMLLLYGSMGRPLHELQYPDLMMNQDELQIFFLLEIEKLLQSNGKSLRNYVGMLVPNDSLVSQFSNLMLLRELQYDTVSLTREHDANILKLNEQQRTVYDRIIDCVSNKRLRGIDSFLCTGLVALEKLFLYKVLSARLRHEKMIVINVASSGIASLLLPSSKMAHSMFNIPVELTEDTVCWIEKDSAKAEVVRLADLIIWDEVPMTNKLAFEMLDRTLRDIMVSVSDKNKDLPFGGKVVVLGGDFRQVLPIIPKGSRAEIVMASINSSVLWKYCEVLHLTKNMRLTIGLEQSTAQELKSFSDWILQIGEGRYGTVVNDKLFVDISSDLIIPVLENPVEDIVNTIYPNLVQNFSDPSFFQDRAILAPTVNNVKEINNYIVDLFPGEEKNYLSADSICGSDVYSDVDVDWINVEFLNQIRCSGLPNHSLK
- the LOC130965799 gene encoding uncharacterized protein LOC130965799, whose amino-acid sequence is MASWCTVVGFAPLISCLYGIEWRCIWTDPVQVLHSHFNSDSIIPLMNLLYFLSGRRERICKRGKIVKMIVLELTSKDLTVRCALFGDYVNQVKHFLASGYVEQPVVVIQLAKVKFFRGQVGLQNVMYATQMLFNPDLPEVVKFRQMLAFMAEQGVNGTQPLFIANECKVVSLEDDFMRLTRKCTIEELQDNNQEGSFIIFGTIRGIVKDGVEYHSGEGIFLLFDREASYLLKKSCADLFTEIQRGASLVCGDTYPPIFQGLIGKKLLLKVDTKGIPHDTFYGTFRVRRICDDPTIIAMFELLDYDADDESLIYTNLFPMEKGILEVLSHVLHAPSQFGEKLIHENDVVTSKGKRNLNPQFEEAAADADGRGFKITKVNGV